A region from the Salicibibacter cibarius genome encodes:
- the bshC gene encoding bacillithiol biosynthesis cysteine-adding enzyme BshC produces MTVESFPVQLQGWAHLYAEGDPTVRAFYDYPPFGEEERRCRELRDYSFKREQLRKALYDYHQKYEHHEKALEQIDKLQDERSVVVVGGQQAGLLTGPIYTISKALTVLLKAEEDEKRLGIPVLPIFWIAGEDHDWEEVNHIFVHNEDGDVAKIKYDGHTHAGAPVSEQPIDLPAIQRWLHTVFLNYRETPYSRSLHDKLAHFAKKSATVSDFFAEVMLWLFRKHGLVLIDPQQSRFRQLMTDTWTRLIEKNDQVREAFFTAKEKVEQVNGSPAFIEATRDHTHLFYSANGRREKLIAHSDGQLSLHNGQYKMSRTDWSREAKNHPEKFSANVYTRPLVQEMLLPVLTFVAGPGEAAYWSMVGPLFHHFGRRVPPVAPRAHHTYVDRKSEKTIAAEDLSAYKVANEGVTTYADALEEKNRQLDTEKLFQKSLALAGEGQQMLANALYELAPSEERYADKNYERMQQVLKDLQQRIEKKQLESIKPRVDNVRQLEKRLYPNEQPQERVLNIVQMLNEYGEERVLALFDQVKSETFRHQFFYL; encoded by the coding sequence ATGACGGTAGAATCATTCCCCGTGCAACTTCAGGGGTGGGCCCATCTTTATGCGGAAGGGGACCCAACCGTTCGGGCGTTTTACGATTATCCTCCTTTTGGAGAGGAGGAAAGGCGCTGTCGTGAGTTGCGGGATTACAGCTTTAAACGTGAACAGTTGCGAAAAGCGCTGTACGACTATCATCAAAAATATGAACACCACGAAAAAGCACTCGAACAAATTGATAAACTGCAAGATGAACGAAGTGTTGTTGTCGTCGGCGGGCAACAGGCAGGTTTGCTGACGGGCCCGATTTATACAATTTCCAAAGCGTTGACGGTTCTATTAAAAGCGGAAGAAGATGAAAAGAGGTTGGGGATTCCCGTTCTTCCGATTTTTTGGATTGCCGGTGAAGACCACGATTGGGAGGAAGTCAATCACATTTTCGTTCACAACGAGGATGGGGATGTAGCAAAAATTAAATATGACGGGCACACGCATGCCGGTGCCCCGGTTTCGGAACAGCCCATTGATCTGCCTGCTATCCAGCGGTGGTTACATACGGTCTTTCTTAACTACCGGGAAACGCCTTACTCAAGAAGCCTGCATGATAAACTGGCGCATTTTGCAAAAAAATCAGCGACCGTCTCCGATTTTTTTGCGGAAGTGATGCTGTGGCTATTCCGCAAACACGGGCTTGTGCTCATTGACCCGCAACAATCCCGATTTCGGCAGCTGATGACGGACACTTGGACACGGTTGATCGAGAAAAATGACCAAGTAAGAGAAGCATTTTTCACCGCGAAAGAAAAGGTGGAGCAGGTGAATGGATCCCCGGCATTCATCGAAGCGACGCGAGATCATACCCATTTATTTTATAGCGCGAATGGCCGGAGAGAAAAATTGATTGCCCATTCGGATGGGCAATTGTCGCTTCACAATGGCCAATATAAAATGTCGCGGACGGATTGGTCGCGGGAAGCAAAAAACCATCCGGAAAAGTTTAGCGCAAATGTTTATACCCGCCCCCTCGTCCAGGAAATGCTATTACCGGTATTAACGTTCGTTGCCGGTCCGGGAGAAGCCGCTTACTGGTCCATGGTCGGTCCGCTTTTCCATCATTTCGGGAGGCGTGTTCCGCCTGTTGCCCCCCGCGCTCACCACACGTATGTCGATCGCAAAAGCGAAAAGACTATTGCTGCGGAGGATCTATCGGCGTACAAAGTGGCAAATGAAGGCGTGACCACGTATGCCGATGCTTTGGAAGAAAAAAACCGGCAGTTGGACACGGAAAAATTGTTTCAAAAAAGCCTCGCGCTTGCCGGCGAAGGCCAGCAAATGCTCGCCAACGCATTATATGAGCTGGCGCCGAGTGAAGAAAGATATGCAGACAAAAATTACGAGCGGATGCAGCAAGTGCTCAAGGATTTGCAGCAGCGCATCGAGAAAAAGCAATTGGAGAGCATCAAGCCACGTGTGGATAATGTCCGACAGTTGGAAAAACGCTTGTACCCAAATGAACAACCGCAAGAACGCGTGTTGAATATCGTGCAGATGCTTAACGAATATGGGGAAGAACGCGTGCTGGCCTTGTTTGATCAAGTGAAATCAGAGACGTTCCGCCACCAATTTTTCTATTTGTAA
- the rsmH gene encoding 16S rRNA (cytosine(1402)-N(4))-methyltransferase RsmH, which yields MSQYSHETVLLQEAIAGLNIAGTGTYVDCTYGRGGHSAEILKRLDAHGHLYAFDADQEAIEAGRERFAEEAKVTFTQGNFRDAAAKLDAFGVDRVNGVLFDLGVSSPQLDDKTRGFSYRGDEPLDMRMDRHQNLTAEEIVHTWPFESLVHVISRYGEEKFAKSIARSIETERGKTKITSTEQLAELIKQAIPAAARRSGGHPAKRTFQALRIAVNDELQAFEDALSAFAAKLEIKGRMAVITFHSLEDAIAKRTLNTYCKTPELPSGLPVIPEHMKPPMKWINKKPIVPSHEEVARNRRARSARLRIVEKIRERRT from the coding sequence ATCAGCCAATACAGCCATGAAACCGTATTGTTACAGGAGGCGATTGCTGGGCTTAACATCGCCGGAACCGGCACTTATGTGGATTGTACGTACGGACGGGGCGGCCATTCGGCGGAAATCCTGAAACGATTAGATGCGCACGGTCACCTGTATGCATTTGATGCGGACCAAGAAGCGATTGAAGCCGGTCGCGAACGTTTTGCCGAAGAAGCAAAGGTGACATTCACCCAAGGGAACTTCCGTGATGCAGCGGCCAAACTGGATGCATTTGGTGTGGACCGTGTGAATGGTGTATTGTTTGACCTTGGCGTCTCTTCCCCGCAACTGGATGATAAAACACGCGGCTTTAGTTATCGCGGCGATGAGCCGCTCGATATGCGCATGGACAGGCATCAGAACCTCACCGCCGAGGAAATCGTCCATACGTGGCCGTTCGAATCCCTCGTGCACGTCATCTCCCGATACGGGGAAGAAAAATTTGCAAAATCCATCGCCCGTTCGATTGAAACGGAACGGGGGAAAACCAAAATTACCTCAACGGAACAATTAGCCGAGCTTATCAAGCAGGCAATCCCCGCGGCAGCGCGAAGAAGCGGCGGGCATCCGGCAAAACGAACGTTCCAGGCACTTCGAATCGCTGTCAATGATGAACTGCAAGCATTTGAAGATGCGCTATCCGCATTCGCCGCCAAACTGGAAATAAAAGGGCGAATGGCCGTTATCACTTTCCATTCTTTGGAAGACGCTATTGCAAAACGGACGTTGAATACGTATTGCAAAACACCTGAACTTCCATCCGGGCTCCCGGTCATTCCCGAACATATGAAACCGCCGATGAAGTGGATCAATAAAAAGCCAATTGTACCTTCACATGAAGAGGTTGCAAGAAATCGGCGGGCAAGATCGGCACGGTTGCGTATTGTTGAAAAAATTAGGGAGAGGAGGACATAA
- the mraZ gene encoding division/cell wall cluster transcriptional repressor MraZ, giving the protein MFMGEYNHTIDEKGRLIIPSKFREELGDQFVVTRGMDQCVFVYPRTEWEQLEQKLKTLPFTKKDARAFTRFFFSGAAEASFDKQGRINIPSTLCQHAKLEKDCVVIGVSRRVEIWNQSIWEDYFAESQSSFNDIAESLEDLDL; this is encoded by the coding sequence ATGTTCATGGGAGAATACAACCACACCATCGACGAAAAAGGCAGACTGATCATTCCTTCAAAATTTCGAGAAGAGTTGGGCGATCAGTTTGTGGTCACAAGAGGGATGGACCAGTGTGTCTTTGTATACCCGCGAACAGAATGGGAGCAATTGGAACAGAAATTAAAAACGTTGCCTTTTACGAAAAAAGACGCACGCGCATTTACACGCTTTTTCTTTTCCGGCGCCGCTGAAGCCAGTTTCGACAAGCAAGGCAGGATCAATATCCCTTCTACGCTTTGCCAGCATGCTAAATTGGAAAAGGATTGTGTCGTGATTGGCGTATCCCGACGTGTAGAGATTTGGAATCAATCCATTTGGGAAGACTACTTTGCGGAATCTCAGAGCTCCTTTAACGATATTGCGGAATCATTGGAAGACCTGGACTTGTGA
- the ftsL gene encoding cell division protein FtsL, whose protein sequence is MSQATQKQQVREEQRQVQTVRNRVEKKFTRGEKYLITLIAIAIIVTAVLMVSNYASMYGQEQDISQLQSEINQQQQYNEGLEHQVSELSDPERILEIAQENGMELNEDNVTVLQP, encoded by the coding sequence ATGAGCCAGGCAACTCAAAAACAACAGGTAAGGGAAGAGCAAAGACAAGTACAAACCGTTCGGAATCGAGTCGAAAAGAAATTCACCCGGGGGGAAAAATACTTAATAACCTTAATAGCCATCGCGATTATCGTTACTGCAGTGCTCATGGTCTCAAACTATGCAAGCATGTATGGGCAAGAACAGGATATCTCCCAACTCCAAAGTGAAATTAACCAGCAGCAACAGTATAATGAAGGGCTTGAACACCAAGTTTCGGAACTTAGTGATCCCGAGCGCATTTTGGAAATCGCCCAGGAAAATGGAATGGAGCTAAATGAAGATAATGTCACCGTCCTCCAGCCTTAA
- a CDS encoding YceD family protein: MHTPENGYVDLLPYIKEHILLAIPMRVINTEKKEGPAPQSGTDWNVVSNDENDDSGAKDNVDPRLVDLAKFFKDED, translated from the coding sequence GTGCATACGCCAGAGAACGGGTATGTGGATCTGCTTCCATACATCAAAGAACATATTTTGTTGGCCATTCCCATGCGAGTGATAAACACTGAGAAAAAAGAGGGACCGGCTCCGCAGTCCGGTACCGATTGGAACGTTGTAAGCAATGATGAAAATGACGATTCGGGTGCAAAAGACAACGTTGACCCCCGCTTGGTAGATTTGGCTAAATTCTTTAAAGATGAGGATTAA
- the rpmF gene encoding 50S ribosomal protein L32, with protein sequence MAVPKRRTSKTVKRQRRTHFKLNVPGMVKCPECGELKRSHRVCKSCGTYKGEEVTEPRD encoded by the coding sequence ATGGCTGTACCAAAAAGACGTACATCAAAAACGGTAAAAAGACAACGGAGAACGCACTTCAAACTGAATGTTCCCGGCATGGTGAAATGCCCTGAATGCGGGGAATTGAAACGTTCCCACCGCGTATGCAAATCATGCGGAACGTACAAAGGTGAAGAAGTGACCGAACCGAGAGATTAA
- a CDS encoding RsfA family transcriptional regulator, whose amino-acid sequence MTALRQDAWSEEEDLMLAEIVLKNIREGRTQLQAFEEVGKKLERTSAACGFRWNATIRKKYDEAVKIAKQQKKKQNTTEKKETARADESSPAPRESAVETEQSLRLEDVITYLKKMEKDEKHSGSLQEALAKEQEKSRALASDKEKLQQELERLRDDYKSFLSMLDKAREWQGEKES is encoded by the coding sequence ATGACTGCATTGAGGCAGGACGCATGGAGTGAAGAGGAAGACTTAATGTTAGCGGAGATTGTACTCAAAAACATTCGTGAAGGGAGGACCCAATTACAAGCTTTTGAAGAAGTGGGCAAAAAGTTGGAGCGGACATCGGCGGCATGTGGGTTCCGCTGGAACGCGACGATCCGGAAAAAGTACGATGAGGCCGTGAAAATAGCAAAGCAGCAAAAGAAAAAACAAAATACTACGGAAAAGAAAGAAACGGCTCGGGCAGATGAGTCCTCGCCGGCGCCGAGAGAATCGGCGGTCGAAACGGAGCAAAGCTTGCGTTTGGAAGATGTCATCACTTATTTAAAAAAGATGGAAAAAGATGAAAAACACAGCGGATCATTACAAGAAGCCCTTGCAAAAGAACAAGAAAAAAGCCGGGCGCTAGCATCCGACAAGGAAAAATTGCAACAAGAACTGGAGCGTTTGCGTGACGATTACAAATCGTTTTTATCAATGCTCGATAAGGCAAGGGAATGGCAAGGGGAAAAAGAGTCATAG